The Fuscovulum sp. sequence TTTGGTCCCCGTCTGGCTATGTGGGGGGGAGCAGGGCTTGGGAACAGGCAAGACAACCGATCCGAAGCGCCCGCCCCGCAATGCGGAGCATGTGGCCATAATCATGGATGGCAATGGCCGCTGGGCCACATCGCGCGGCTGGCCGCGGCTTGTGGGGCATCGGCGCGGGGCGGAACGGGTGCGCGAGATCGTGCGCGCCTGTCCTGATCTGGGCATCCGTTGGCTGACAGTTTACGCCTTTTCGACCGAGAACTGGAAGCGGTCCACCGAAGAGGTGCTGGGCCTGATGGCGATCTTTGCCCGCTATATCGAGCGTGAGGCGGACCGACTGTCGATTGAAGGCGTGCGGTTGCGGTTCATTGGCGACCGGACGCGGCTGGACCCGAAGTTGCAGAAAATGATGGCCGGGATCGAGGCGCGCACGGCGGGTGGCGCGCGGCTGAACCTTACTGTGGCCATCAATTACGGCGGGCGCGATGAGATTGCCCGCGCGGTGCGGTCCATCGCCCGTGATGTGGCCGAGGGGCGGTTGGCACCCGAGGCGGTGACGGAAGCGGTGTTTGCTTCGCGTCTGGACACGGGCGATCTGCCCGAC is a genomic window containing:
- the uppS gene encoding polyprenyl diphosphate synthase — protein: MDGNGRWATSRGWPRLVGHRRGAERVREIVRACPDLGIRWLTVYAFSTENWKRSTEEVLGLMAIFARYIEREADRLSIEGVRLRFIGDRTRLDPKLQKMMAGIEARTAGGARLNLTVAINYGGRDEIARAVRSIARDVAEGRLAPEAVTEAVFASRLDTGDLPDPDLVIRTSGETRTSNFLPWQAAYAEYEFSPTLWPDFGAQELAAIVGQFGNRERRFGGVAGA